In a single window of the Eriocheir sinensis breed Jianghai 21 chromosome 61, ASM2467909v1, whole genome shotgun sequence genome:
- the LOC126986114 gene encoding calsyntenin-1-like, which yields MSAWILLIFAIGAITAKAEHAGVIPQFDLVRPSEGYHGLVSEDSTLVEVQPAIRAYPDVCTFRIANKHHGEAPFMIHLRDGVSGEAELQAKRPLNCEKRKNYKFDITAISCSGVESHNVTVHVKVTDVNEYAPVFVEPSYVRDVDEGRLYEEVVALQADDQDCSPKYGDICRYELLTRDQPFTIDSEGVIRNTEPLDYERSHNHILSAVAYDCGMKRSQPVMVTIKVNRVCRIGWKGIPDQVEYSPGSGRQELFPAASLELCNVPCRVERVQARVTLTTTHIGKGCDRDTYSVAAQRKMCGASSASVELLPAPGAGREWTAGLHSDEGHEGDLIYQFEGDSSGAVVPESVLPHNLTNTFTISTWLKHKAHPNMDKHTKEHVLCTADDHKMNRHHTAVFVRNCRLILLLRRESSEANLNTFQPAEWRWKLSQVCDNEWHHYSIHVSFPEVTLYVDGHIFRPENGESPEVIDDWPLHPTRGINTTMSVGACWQGSESSMKHGLTGYLAGLSVLVGALESPRVLACLTRCQEALDTPAMELLQPSMELLTNNEMTQITVEGNNITNMETLIHRIAYVNSRDFPTPGRRPITVVANIMCDSGKSFKVDPAQSFVVVMQPHQPSIELNGTTNFAEEYESFRQGLRVFPDVGVYLSPAAEEATAPTPGGQLDECVVSVYPSLNPDHETLLLPDNLISELGLASTTTRQGATISGAHTTHHYQSILRQIHYANRKPAYYLNRAFKLSCSELGGRFTSNEYVQTVTVIHPQLSVEKTSDLMDPNSSPVDQASLSDTPALPPRPPHGQRTPVGGPIPHHNPPPAPAHARVSTHHVEAKAPHTVKDVYFSSSVMEGAAVNSAGHAVTIIIVVCVGFLVFMVVLGVIRVRAAHTRGTHQDMADTEMAWDDTSLNITVNPMEQQLGMPETQRLRDDEDDDDDSSDDGSNFNDDLDSSDEEEGKPKELEWDDSTLKM from the exons GCGTCATCCCGCAGTTCGACCTGGTGCGCCCCTCTGAGGGATACCACGGCTTGGTCTCTGAGGACAGCACACTAGTGGAGGTGCAGCCAGCCATCCGCGCCTACCCCGACGTCTGCACCTTCAGGATTGCCAACAAGCATCACGGCGAGGCGCCCTTCATG atCCACCTGAGGGACGGAGTGTCGGGCGAGGCGGAGTTGCAGGCCAAGCGTCCACTCAACTGCGAGAAGCGGAAGAATTATAAATTTGACATCACGGCCATTTCCTGCTCGGGCGTGGAGTCGCACAA TGTGACAGTCCACGTGAAGGTGACCGACGTCAATGAGTACGCGCCGGTGTTCGTGGAGCCGTCGTATGTACGGGACGTGGACGAGGGGCGGCTGTACGAGGAGGTGGTGGCGCTGCAGGCGGATGACCAGGACTGTTCTCCCAAGTACGGGGACATCTGCCGCTATGAACTCCTCACCAGGGACCAG CCCTTCACCATAGACAGCGAGGGGGTGATCCGCAACACTGAGCCGCTGGACTACGAGCGCTCCCACAACCACATCCTCTCCGCTGTGGCCTACGACTGTGGCATGAAGAGGTCGCAGCCTGTTATGGTCACAATCAAAGTCAACAGGGTGTGTCGCATCGGCTGGAAGG GCATCCCGGACCAGGTGGAGTACTCGCCAGGGTCAGGCCGCCAGGAGCTGTTCCCCGCCGCCTCCCTGGAGCTGTGCAATGTGCCGTGCCGTGTGGAGAGGGTGCAGGCCAgagtcaccctcaccaccacgcaCATCGGGAAGGGCTGCGACCGTGACACCTACTCCGTGGCTGCCCAGAGGAAGATGTGCG GCGCCAGTTCAGCCAGCGTGGAGCTCCTGCCCGCCCCTGGTGCCGGCCGCGAGTGGACCGCCGGCTTGCACTCCGACGAGGGGCATGAGGGTGACCTGATCTACCAGTTTGAGGGCGACAGTTCCGGGGCGGTGGTGCCTGAGTCCGTCCTTCCACATAACCTCACCAACACCTTCACCATCTCCACCTGGCTCAAGCACAAGGCTCACCCCAATATGGACAAG CACACCAAGGAGCACGTTCTCTGCACCGCCGATGACCACAAGATGAACCGTCACCACACAGCCGTCTTCGTGCGGAACTGTCGCCTCATCCTTCTGCTCCGCCGCGAGTCATCCGAAGCCAACCTCAACACCTTCCAGCCAGCCGAGTGGAGGTGGAAGCTGTCCCAG GTGTGTGACAACGAGTGGCATCATTATTCCATCCACGTCAGCTTCCCGGAGGTCACCCTGTACGTCGACGGCCACATCTTCCGCCCTGAGAATGGAGAGTCAcctgag gtGATTGATGACTGGCCGCTGCACCCCACCAGAGGCATCAACACCACCATGTCCGTTGGCGCCTGTTggcagg GGTCTGAGAGCAGCATGAAGCACGGTCTGACGGGCTACCTGGCAGGGCTGTCTGTGCTGGTGGGTGCCCTGGAGAGCCCCCGCGTGCTGGCCTGCCTCACCCGCTGCCAGGAGGCCCTCGACACACCTGCCATGGAGCTCCTGCAGCCCAGCATGGAACTGTTGACCAATAATg AGATGACGCAGATCACTGTGGAAGGCAACAACATCACCAACATGGAGACACTCATCCACCGCATCGCCTACGTCAACAGCCGGGACTTCCCCACCCCGGGCCGCCGCCCCATCACCGTCGTGGCCAACATCAT gtGTGACTCGGGCAAGTCCTTCAAGGTCGACCCCGCCCAGAGCTTCGTGGTGGTCATGCAGCCGCACCAGCCAAGCATTGAGCTCAACGGCACCACAAACTTTGCCGAGGAGTACGAGTCCTTCCGCCAGGGCCTGCGAGTGTTCCCCGACGTGGGTGTGTACCTCTCACCCGCTGCGGAGGAGGCAACCGCACCCACACCCGGCGGACAGCTCGACGAGTGCGTGGTCTCGGTCTACCCATCACTCAACCCGGATCACGAGACTCTCCTCCTGCCCGACAACCTGATTTCGGAGCTCGGCCTGGCCTCGACCACCACACGCCAGGGGGCAACCATTTCGGGGGCACATACAACGCACCACTACCAGTCCATCCTCCGCCAAATTCACTACGCCAACCGAAAGCCGGCCTACTACCTCAACCGCGCCTTCAAGCTCTCCTGCTCTGAGCTCGGCGGAAGATTCACGAGCAATGAGTATGTGCAGACg GTCACCGTCATCCACCCACAACTCAGCGTGGAGAAGACATCTGATCTCATGGACCCGAACAGCAGCCCCGTGGACCAAGCCAGCCTCTCCGACACCCCCGCCCTGCCGCCCCGCCCGCCCCACGGCCAGCGCACCCCCGTCGGCGGCCCCATACCCCACCACaacccgccccccgcccctgcaCATGCCCGGGTCTCGACGCACCATGTTGAGGCAAAGGCGCCCCATACAGTCAAGGATGTGTACTTCAGCTCCTCTGTGATGGAGGGAGCTGCCGTGAACAGTgccg GCCACgcagtcaccatcatcatcgtggTGTGCGTGGGCTTcctggtgttcatggtggtgctGGGCGTGATCCGTGTGCGCGCCGCCCACACCCGAGGCACCCACCAGGACATGGCGGACACGGAGATGGCATGGGATGACACCTCCCTCAACATCACCGTCAACCCCATGGag CAACAGCTCGGCATGCCAGAGACGCAGCGGCTGAGAGACGACGAGGATGATGACGACGACTCCTCAGACGACGGCAGCAACTTCAACGACGACCTCGACTCGtctgatgaagaggaagggaaaccgAAGGAGTTGGAATGGGACGACTCAACCCTTAagatgtaa